One Campylobacter sp. MG1 genomic window carries:
- the surE gene encoding 5'/3'-nucleotidase SurE, translated as MRILLTNDDGYDAAGLLALRKRLKKIKDLEVFVVAPWSNKSACAHSLTLNHPLSFVKIKKNYYALKDGTPSDCVNLAFCTIFKDKLPDLVVSGINNGANLAEDITYSGTAAACMESVLCGVNAIAFSQLYEKDIDFKRSSKLAVKLILKLLKLNPLKKRRFLNVNYPSCESDYKGYKVCKMGKMRYEFSSKICKNPRGLEYYWLDSLYDLSKVKAKDDDIDYVRQGYASITPIKLNLTAKKELKKVKKWLENE; from the coding sequence ATGAGAATATTATTAACCAATGATGATGGATATGATGCAGCAGGTCTTCTAGCACTTAGAAAAAGACTTAAAAAGATTAAAGATTTAGAAGTTTTTGTGGTTGCTCCTTGGAGCAATAAGAGTGCTTGTGCGCATTCGCTTACACTAAATCATCCACTAAGTTTTGTAAAAATTAAGAAAAATTATTATGCCTTAAAAGACGGCACTCCAAGTGATTGCGTAAATCTTGCATTTTGCACTATTTTTAAGGATAAATTACCTGATTTGGTAGTAAGTGGGATTAATAATGGAGCAAACTTAGCTGAAGATATAACCTATTCAGGTACAGCGGCTGCTTGTATGGAGAGCGTGCTTTGTGGAGTGAATGCGATTGCTTTTTCTCAACTTTATGAAAAAGATATAGATTTTAAGCGTTCAAGTAAACTTGCTGTTAAATTAATCTTAAAATTACTTAAGCTTAATCCACTTAAAAAAAGAAGATTTTTAAATGTAAATTATCCAAGTTGTGAGAGTGATTATAAAGGTTATAAAGTTTGTAAGATGGGTAAAATGAGATATGAATTCTCAAGTAAAATATGTAAAAACCCTAGAGGATTAGAGTATTATTGGCTAGATAGCTTGTATGATTTAAGCAAGGTAAAAGCAAAAGATGATGATATTGATTATGTAAGACAAGGTTATGCAAGTATTACTCCAATTAAGCTAAATCTAACGGCTAAAAAAGAATTAAAAAAAGTAAAGAAATGGTTAGAAAATGAGTGA
- a CDS encoding tRNA threonylcarbamoyladenosine dehydratase, protein MSERFARARLLFQDNYDKLSSKKVLICGLGGVGGMCFSSLARVGINVSGIDKDYFEASNQNRQLHSENIGLSKASVFAEFYKANCYELLITKESFLEFLKDKEFDLIIDCIDDVKAKCDIAEIAYEKGISFISSGGAAKRIDPLKLKVANWDKTKMCALAKAVRLELKKRRFKGKFKMAYSEEEPMCVGLGSFMGMTASMGLLLSSLAIKQLMK, encoded by the coding sequence ATGAGTGAGAGATTTGCAAGAGCTAGATTATTATTTCAAGATAATTATGATAAATTGAGTTCAAAAAAAGTGCTAATTTGTGGGCTTGGCGGAGTTGGTGGTATGTGCTTTAGCTCACTTGCTAGAGTTGGTATTAATGTAAGTGGGATTGATAAGGATTATTTTGAAGCTAGTAATCAAAATAGACAATTACATTCTGAAAATATTGGACTTAGTAAGGCTAGCGTTTTTGCTGAATTTTATAAGGCAAATTGCTATGAGTTATTAATCACTAAAGAAAGCTTTTTAGAGTTTTTAAAAGATAAAGAATTTGATTTAATAATTGATTGTATTGATGATGTTAAAGCTAAATGCGATATAGCCGAAATTGCTTATGAAAAAGGCATTAGTTTTATTAGCAGTGGTGGAGCTGCAAAAAGAATTGACCCTTTAAAATTAAAGGTTGCAAATTGGGATAAGACCAAAATGTGTGCTTTAGCAAAAGCCGTTAGACTTGAGCTTAAAAAACGCAGATTTAAAGGTAAATTTAAAATGGCTTATAGCGAAGAAGAGCCAATGTGTGTTGGGCTTGGGTCTTTTATGGGAATGACTGCTTCTATGGGGCTTTTATTATCATCTTTAGCGATTAAGCAATTAATGAAATAA
- a CDS encoding cupin domain-containing protein, which translates to MNYEVFNWDNKIIDFNVNVICDDEFSKEIQILMPKGSSMDKHNAPARIIVQVLKGEIDFEINGEVKNLKSLMSIRVDAKIFHSLYAKEDSIIRLSLAKNDSVSRVKSVIFK; encoded by the coding sequence ATGAATTATGAAGTTTTTAATTGGGATAATAAAATCATAGATTTTAATGTTAATGTGATTTGTGATGATGAATTTAGTAAAGAAATTCAAATTTTAATGCCTAAAGGCTCATCAATGGATAAGCATAATGCCCCAGCTAGAATAATAGTTCAGGTTTTAAAAGGTGAAATTGATTTTGAGATAAATGGTGAGGTTAAGAATTTAAAATCTTTAATGAGTATAAGAGTTGATGCTAAAATTTTTCATAGTTTATACGCTAAGGAAGATAGTATTATTAGACTAAGTCTTGCTAAAAATGATAGTGTTAGTAGGGTTAAAAGCGTTATTTTTAAATAA
- a CDS encoding ammonia-forming cytochrome c nitrite reductase subunit c552 yields MSKSVYVAAIVVAALGGAGLFALNTNIAEHKGESKTQPLKTFEISDEEPDFAKWGRNFPAQLDGYLQMKDEYIETPFGGSLPYSKIIRWPAATTFWNGYAFAVDYSKPRTHYYSQIDQMETKRNNKEYLNAHGLPAFKGQPGACVNCHTGFLTAIYKSDKLSPSFMLGKTEVMGAKKMGFFDAFGEKGEAMKEAWTNMNKMPYFDVMKKVEEKYGDGIHGSHMGSTCADCHNPDDMSLRVTRPAFVNAMVLRGYEADAKSGIKASRKEMRNYVCMQCHVEYYFEGKDSTLTFPWTKWKKDEAFKIENFDEYYDEKFANGEFPYDYIQKDTKTKIIKMQHPEAEMYSSSLHYRSGVTCADCHMPYKRDGANKVTNHNILSPLADINAACKTCHPQSEQVLKDRISFIQNRHAYELRGCENNLLALIADIKTAREELAKLPEFANLEDKARDDAISKVIEKAQYAHRKAHIRWDVSFSENSYGFHSPQEFMRIIGQCKEVAREGQAELANALAPYGIKIELTKTATIPAAPLKLDHKPPTGALPTEAMKKVDEDVKNLNFK; encoded by the coding sequence ATGTCAAAATCAGTTTATGTTGCGGCTATTGTGGTAGCTGCTTTAGGTGGTGCAGGCTTATTTGCACTTAATACAAACATTGCAGAACATAAAGGTGAAAGTAAAACTCAACCATTAAAAACTTTTGAAATTAGTGATGAAGAACCAGATTTTGCAAAATGGGGTAGAAATTTCCCAGCTCAATTAGATGGTTATTTACAAATGAAAGATGAGTATATTGAAACACCATTTGGTGGAAGCTTACCTTATAGTAAGATTATTCGCTGGCCGGCTGCGACAACATTTTGGAATGGATATGCTTTTGCGGTTGATTATTCTAAACCAAGAACTCACTATTACTCACAAATTGACCAAATGGAAACAAAAAGAAACAATAAAGAATATCTAAATGCTCACGGATTACCTGCATTTAAAGGTCAGCCTGGTGCTTGTGTAAATTGCCATACTGGATTTTTAACTGCTATTTATAAAAGTGATAAATTAAGCCCAAGTTTTATGCTAGGTAAAACTGAAGTAATGGGTGCAAAGAAAATGGGATTTTTTGACGCATTTGGTGAAAAAGGCGAAGCTATGAAAGAAGCTTGGACAAATATGAATAAAATGCCTTATTTTGATGTTATGAAAAAAGTAGAAGAAAAATACGGAGATGGAATTCACGGCTCTCATATGGGATCAACCTGTGCAGATTGTCATAACCCAGATGATATGAGCCTTCGTGTAACTCGCCCTGCTTTTGTTAATGCTATGGTTTTAAGAGGCTATGAAGCAGACGCTAAAAGTGGTATCAAAGCTAGTAGAAAAGAAATGAGAAATTATGTTTGTATGCAATGCCATGTTGAGTATTATTTTGAAGGTAAAGATAGCACTTTAACATTCCCATGGACAAAATGGAAAAAAGATGAAGCATTTAAAATAGAGAATTTTGATGAGTACTATGATGAAAAATTTGCAAATGGCGAATTCCCATATGATTACATTCAAAAAGATACAAAAACAAAAATAATTAAAATGCAACACCCAGAAGCTGAAATGTATTCAAGCTCTTTACATTATAGAAGTGGTGTAACTTGTGCAGATTGTCATATGCCATACAAAAGAGATGGAGCAAACAAAGTAACTAATCACAATATACTATCTCCATTAGCTGATATAAATGCAGCTTGCAAAACTTGCCATCCACAAAGCGAACAAGTATTAAAAGATAGAATTAGCTTTATTCAAAATCGCCACGCTTATGAGCTTAGAGGTTGTGAAAATAACTTATTAGCATTAATTGCTGATATAAAAACAGCTCGTGAAGAATTAGCAAAACTTCCTGAATTTGCAAATCTTGAAGATAAAGCAAGAGATGATGCTATTTCAAAAGTTATAGAAAAAGCACAATATGCTCATAGAAAAGCACATATTAGATGGGACGTATCATTTAGTGAAAATAGCTATGGCTTCCACTCACCACAAGAATTTATGAGAATTATAGGTCAATGTAAAGAAGTAGCTAGAGAAGGACAAGCAGAGTTAGCAAATGCGTTAGCTCCTTATGGAATTAAAATTGAATTAACAAAAACAGCAACAATTCCAGCAGCACCTCTAAAACTAGACCATAAACCACCAACAGGTGCTCTACCAACAGAAGCTATGAAAAAAGTTGATGAGGATGTAAAAAATCTAAACTTTAAATAA
- the nrfH gene encoding cytochrome c nitrite reductase small subunit, translating to MKKPTNKLLLALCIVIGIFIGGGIYTFIIADGFLMMTSKPEACSKCHIMTDVYDSWAKGEHSSNAGCVDCHLPQGDVVAYWTKKAYHGLKHGYYFTVGGNPPNLEPTEMTHEDVNRNCATCHKDYAHNAINATTKLNSEPLDCLSCHRTIGHLHN from the coding sequence ATGAAAAAACCAACAAACAAACTTTTATTAGCCCTTTGTATAGTAATTGGGATTTTTATTGGTGGTGGAATTTATACTTTTATAATAGCAGATGGCTTTTTAATGATGACTTCTAAACCTGAAGCCTGTAGCAAATGTCATATTATGACAGATGTTTATGATAGCTGGGCAAAAGGTGAGCATTCAAGCAATGCAGGTTGCGTAGATTGTCATTTACCTCAAGGTGATGTGGTAGCTTATTGGACTAAAAAAGCTTATCACGGATTAAAACACGGCTATTATTTTACAGTAGGAGGAAATCCACCTAATTTAGAACCTACCGAAATGACACACGAAGATGTTAATCGCAATTGTGCGACTTGTCATAAAGACTACGCACATAATGCAATCAATGCAACGACAAAATTAAATAGCGAGCCACTTGATTGCCTTAGCTGTCATAGAACAATAGGTCATTTACATAATTAA